CGGTCCAAGGGCGAGAAACGCAACCGCAAGCGGATGTGCGAGGTCGCCGCGGTCTTCGACGTGACCGGCAAGCCGCGCACCATCGCCGACATCCTGCCCGAGGACCCCGAAGCGGCCCAAACTGCTACCCCGGCGCCGGTCACCTCCGGCAAGTGGCTGCACGCCAGCGTGACCGACGACGCCGCGGCGGTGATCGCCGCCGGGTTCGCCGAGGCCGACCGCCGCGACCCCGACCACGCTCGGACCTGGATCGCCCTGGTCGACGGCAACACCCACCAGATCGACCGGATCCACGCCGAGGCCAAAACCCGCAAGATCACCTTGCCGGTTGTTGTGGACTTCATCCACGTCATCGAGTACCTCTGGAAGGCCACCTGGTGTTTCCACCCGGAGGGCGACCCGAACGCCGAACGGTGGGTCCGCGCCCAGGCCCGGCAGGTGTTGGCCGGACGGGCCGGCATAGTCGCCGCAGCCATCCGACGCAAGGCCACCTACCACGGCCTGGACCCCGGCAAACGCAAACCCGCCGATGTCGCCGCCGCCTACCTGCTGGCCAAAAAACCGTACCTGGACTACCCGACCGCGCTGGCCAACGGGTGGCCGATCGCCACCGGGGTGATCGAAGGCGCCTGCCGCCACCTGGTCAAAGATCGTATGGACGTCACCGGCGCTCGCTGGGGCCTCGACGGCGCCGAAGCAATCCTCAAACTCCGCACCCTGATCAGCAACGGCGACTTCGACCAGTACTGGACCTGGCACCTGGCCCAGGAACAACAACGCATCCACAACAGCCGCTACCTCGGCGGTGCCATCCCACAATAGACGATCACCTCAGAGGAGCCGCACCCTCCTCATTTCCCGCCACACCGAAGCTGATGCCCTGAGACGCACCGCCAACCCAGGCGTCGGGATGGCGTGCCGGTAGGACACCGAAGAGGCTGCCGATGACACGAACCGCGCCGGACCGCGCTGCGCGGTGGACGCCAGAGCCGAGGGCGACGCCCCCAGCCTAGGTGAAATGCGGGGTCGGGCTGCCCGTTTCCGATGACGCTCACCGGGCCGCCGGCTGATAGGACACGCGCCGGCAGCGTCGCCGGGCAGGAGCGCCTCAGAAGCCCGGGATCTCACCCATCCGTACCGGTCGCCGCTCCTGCTGGGACAGCTGGCACGCCTCCGCCACGCGTAGCGCCTCCACCGCGTCCCGACCATCACACGGATTGTCCAACTCCCCGCGTGCGACTTGCAGGAAGGCGTCGATCTCGGCCTCGAAGGCCGACGCGAAGCGTTCCTGGAAACTCCGTCTCGGTTGGTCTGGCGGGCGCGGACGCTGCGGTTCGACGGAGGTTACCGGCGTATGGCCGTCGAGGCCGACGGCGATCGTGTCCGACTCCCCGCACAACTCCGTGCGGATGTCGTAGCCGGCGCCGTTGCAGCGGGTGGCCGTGGCGGCGACGAGCGTTCCGTCGTCCAGGACCAGCACCACCACCGCGGTGTCGAAGTCTTCGACATCACCGAACATCGACGGCCCGGCGTCCGAACCGGAGGCGTAGACTTCGGCGACCTCCCGGCCGGTGATCCAGCGCACCATGTCGAAGTCATGGATCAGCGCATCGCGGTATATTCCGCCCGATATCCGCAGGTATGAGGCGGGTGGCGGAGCGGGGTCCGCGCCGACGGTACGAATGGTGTGCAGTCGACCGAGCCGCCCGGACCGTACCAGTCCGCGGCCGGTTAGATAACCCGCGTCGAAGCGACGCATGAAACCAATCTGGAGCACGGCGTCCGCGGCCCGCACGTCGTGCACCGTGTCCATTGATTCGGGCAGGTCCAGCCCGATGGGCTTCTCACAGAACGCCGGCAGGCCGGCACGAACCGACTGCCTGATCAGACCCGGGTGTGCGGTGGTCGTGGAGGCGATGACGACCGCGTCCGCCCCACTGTTGAAGACCTCGTCGACCGAGGGGGCGGCGGTGGCACCGAGGCGATCCGCCACCGCACGCGCTCGGCGGTTGTCGATGTCCGCGACCACCAAGGAATCAACGTCGGGGTGACGGCTCAGAGTGGCGGCATGAATACCGCCCATCCGCCCCGCTCCGACGAGTGCAACCCGCATGAGCCGATTATGTGATGGCCGAAAGTCGTCGGCGCGATTTCCGGTCATTCTCGAACACAACGCGGCGCGAGGTGGCCGGCCACCAACAGCGCGGTGACGCCGGCCGCCGAGTAGCCGGAGACCAACCCTGTTCGGCCCCGTGCCGACCACCATCAGTCGGCACGCCAACGACTACAGCCACCCGCGTCCGCCCGTCCCGCGGTGGGCACAACGACCGCCTACGCAGCGGGCCATGGAGAGTACGTCGCCGCAGGCCAGCGCCGCGGCTTCAGGTGCTTCAACCTTGCGAGAGGCCCAGCTCACACAGCGCGTGCGGCAGATGTTGGTTCGGCCCGGCGCTGGTCGTGGTTTTGCCGGCCCATCGATAGTGTCGGCGATTTCATTCGTGCAACTATGGAGGACGTGGGAACTACGAGGACTGCTGTGCCTGTCATCTCGCCGCTTGCTGGCGAGCCGATCAAGCGTGCCGAAGCCGAGCGGTTGGCGGGGGTGCTGAAGGCGGTTGCTGATCCGGCGCGGTTGCGGCTGCTGAGTCTGATCCAGTCGGCTCCGGAGGGTGAGGCGTCGGTGAGTGACCTGACCGCGCCGCTCGGTCTGTCTCAGCCGACCGTGAGTCATCATCTTCGGATTCTCACCGAGGCTGGTCTGCTCGAGCGCGAGAAGCGGGGTGTCTGGGC
The sequence above is a segment of the Micromonospora sp. WMMA1363 genome. Coding sequences within it:
- a CDS encoding ISKra4 family transposase, which codes for MVDFLSGEHAAGMTHAELEERLHTDGMRLLCQLLQDSLDLRASREERLDEVTDADSHLRGWAERGRQRTLATRFGEVVVTRIAYRARARADLNPADAVLNLPVEKHSHGLRRLAAAEAARGSFTDAAAAIERATTVRIGKRQVEALAAAAAIDVDAFYTAHAPDWSADDDVLALSFDAKGVVMRPDGLRAGTAKAAVSQKLAGRRSKGEKRNRKRMCEVAAVFDVTGKPRTIADILPEDPEAAQTATPAPVTSGKWLHASVTDDAAAVIAAGFAEADRRDPDHARTWIALVDGNTHQIDRIHAEAKTRKITLPVVVDFIHVIEYLWKATWCFHPEGDPNAERWVRAQARQVLAGRAGIVAAAIRRKATYHGLDPGKRKPADVAAAYLLAKKPYLDYPTALANGWPIATGVIEGACRHLVKDRMDVTGARWGLDGAEAILKLRTLISNGDFDQYWTWHLAQEQQRIHNSRYLGGAIPQ
- a CDS encoding Gfo/Idh/MocA family oxidoreductase — protein: MRVALVGAGRMGGIHAATLSRHPDVDSLVVADIDNRRARAVADRLGATAAPSVDEVFNSGADAVVIASTTTAHPGLIRQSVRAGLPAFCEKPIGLDLPESMDTVHDVRAADAVLQIGFMRRFDAGYLTGRGLVRSGRLGRLHTIRTVGADPAPPPASYLRISGGIYRDALIHDFDMVRWITGREVAEVYASGSDAGPSMFGDVEDFDTAVVVLVLDDGTLVAATATRCNGAGYDIRTELCGESDTIAVGLDGHTPVTSVEPQRPRPPDQPRRSFQERFASAFEAEIDAFLQVARGELDNPCDGRDAVEALRVAEACQLSQQERRPVRMGEIPGF
- a CDS encoding metalloregulator ArsR/SmtB family transcription factor; the protein is MEDVGTTRTAVPVISPLAGEPIKRAEAERLAGVLKAVADPARLRLLSLIQSAPEGEASVSDLTAPLGLSQPTVSHHLRILTEAGLLEREKRGVWAYYRLVPSAIAAIADLLTPPRKRATKRVR